DNA from Longimicrobium sp.:
GCCACCCAGGTGGTGCGGCTTTCGGGGCTGGGCCGCCAGTACGCCCACCCGTCGGCCTGGCCGAAGATGTTCCGCCACTCGAAGCTCCCCACCGGCGCCGCGTAATCGCGCCGCCCCTCGCCCACCAGCCGCACACCGGCGAGCACCCCGCCCGGGAGCTGCCCCGCCGCAAAGAACCCCAGGTCGACGGCGAGGTCGTCGTCGGTGGAGAGGGCGGAAAGGCTGCGCCCGATGCCCACCTCCGCCTCCACGCCCAGGCGCACGTCCTCGGAGCCGCGGACGGCGTCCAGGGCACGGCGCCGCTCGAACCACACGTTGCGCTGGCCGGCGAGGAAGACGAAGCGCAGCGACGACACCGAGTCCAGCCCGATCACCTTGCCGCCGCCCGGGAGCGGAATGGTGACCTCGCCGCCGCCGGAGGTGCGCAGCGAATCGCGCGGGTACACCGTCCAGTCCCCCGCCAGCGCCACGCCAAAGAGCGTCAGGTTGCCGCGCTGCCCCAGCCGGAACACCGTCCCCACGTCGAAGGTGCGCCGCTCCTCGGGAAAGAGGAAGCGGCGCGGGCGGCCGGCTTCCGCGTCGGGGACCCAGAACTCGAAGTTGTTCTCCTCGTGCTCGAACTGCTCGCGCAGCGCGAAGCGCCCCCCCTCGCCGCGAAAGGGCCACGCCAGCCGCTGCTGCACGGCGTAGCCCACCGGCGTGCGCGCCAGGGAGATCTCCGCGTCCGTGTGGGTGCCCAGGACGTGGCGCGTGGCGAAGGAGGCGCCGAACACCCGCTCCCCCTGCCGCTCCTTGATGAACGCCGACACGCGCTGCCCGCGCCCAAGCAGGTTGTCCTCGCGCAGCTCCAGCCCGCGCACCCCCACCTCGCCGCCGCTCTCCATCTGCGGCTCCAGGCGGGTGGACCACTCGTCGCGCGTCTCCACCACCACGTGCATGGTGCCGTCCGGCTGGCGCACGGCGAAGACGTCCGCGTCGGCGATGTACGAGGTGCTGCGGAGGATGCGCTCCGAGTCCAGCAGAAGCGCGGGGTCGTAGCAGTCGCCTTCCTTGAAGAGGAGCTCGCGCCGGATCACCTGGTCGCGCGTGCGGATGTGGGCGCGGTTGGCCAGCCGGAACGCCCACCCGAAGCGCGAGCCCTGCTTCCCCGCTTCCGTGTCGAAGACGGAGCGGTTGTCGATGAACACCTGCGAGATCCGCCCCCCCGCGCACTCGTCCGCGGGCGCCTCCTGCGCGGCCGCCGCGCGCGCAAAGAGCGCCCCCGCCACCAGGGCGAGCGCGCAGATGAAGCGGTCAGGGCGGCGCAGGTTCGGCAACTTCGCGGCCTCGCGGCGCGGTACGGGCGCTCCGCCGGGCAGCAAGGCCGTACGGGGCGCGATGCGGATTGTGCAGACGCAGGGAGCAATGTTCGCGCCCGGCCGGACGCCAAAACGAGGCGCAAGCCATGCCAGGCTCCGCCTCGTACCCCGCCAGCTCTCAGGAGTGTCAGTCGCGCGCGGTTGCCAGCGAAGTGTCGGGTGCCGCCAGCCGCGCCAGCGCCTCCAACGCGCGGGCATGGTCGTGAACCGCACCGAGATCGCTGAAGATGTCGCGCGCGCTCTCCAGGTACGCCTGCGCCTCCTCCACCCCGCCCGTCTTCAGCCGCAGGTCCGCGTACTGTGCGAGCGTCTCGGCTTCCAGGTACGGGTACCCCTTGTCGCGGGCGATCTCCAGCGCCTTCTCAAAGAAGGTGAAGCCGTCAAGGTCGCCGCGCACGCGGGCCAGGTTGCCGCGCGCGTAGTACATCCGCCCCAGCGCGTACGGCGATCCCGCGGCGATCGCGTGCTCCTCCGCCTCGCGGGCCCAATCCTCGGCGAGCATCAGGTGCCCGTCCTCGCCCAGCAGCTCCGCCACGTCAGACGCGATCACCGCGCGCATGGTGGAAGAGACCGGCAGCGCCAGCGCCTGCTCGTATGCCTCGCGGGCTTCGGCGCGCCGCCCCTGGTACGCGCGCAGGTGGCCCTGGTTGTGGAGACAGACGGAATAGTCATTCGGCGACTGCACCTTCTGCCAGGTGGCGAGCGCACGCTCGAACCACTCCTCCGCCTCGTTCCACCGCTGGAGGCGCGTCGCCACGCTCCCCAGGTTGGTGAAGATCTGCCCCTTCTCCAGCTCCAGCCCGCCCGCGCTCTCGGCGATGCGGAGAGCCTCCAGGTAGTAGCGCTCGGCTTCGGGCCAGCGGTCCTGCCAGTTGGATACGTTGCCCGAGCCGATGCGCGCCACCACCTCGCCGTGAAGGTCGCCGGAGTGGCGGGCCAGCTCGGCGCTGCGCTCGTAGTGGGCGGCCGCGTCGCGGAACTCGCCCACCGCAAGCGACACGCGCCCGATGCGCCGCAGCGCCAGCACCTGCGCGCCCTTGTCTGGAAGCGGCAGCGACAGCCTCAGGGCGGCGCGGTAGCATTCGCGCGCGCTGCGGGCCCTCCCCGCGTCCTCGTGGTGCTCGCCCAGCGCCACCAGGTGCCGCGACGCCTCGTTCGCGTCGCCCGAGAAAAAGCTGCGGAACAACGGACGCAGACCGTTATGGAGCGACGTCACGTAGTCGCGCAGGGCGGCCTCCGCCTGCTCCACCGAGCGCTCTACTTCGGCGGGAGTCAGGATGCGCTTGTCGACGGTGGCGTACGCGCTCGAGCTGTCCCAGGCCCGCTTCGGGTCGGGAACAGCCAGGCCGATCAGGCGCAACCGCAGCACTTCCAGCTCATCCAGCGCCGGAAGGATGCCCAGCAACTCCTCGACGGTCGCTTCAGACCGGGACACGAGCAGGTAGGAGTTCGGTGCGGCTCAGCCGCCCGCCGTGGACGTTCCGCCGCCCATGAACGACGTTTCTTGCGTGCCGTACGTCGAGAAGTGCCACACCTGCGTCTGCACGCGCTGC
Protein-coding regions in this window:
- a CDS encoding BamA/TamA family outer membrane protein, whose amino-acid sequence is MPNLRRPDRFICALALVAGALFARAAAAQEAPADECAGGRISQVFIDNRSVFDTEAGKQGSRFGWAFRLANRAHIRTRDQVIRRELLFKEGDCYDPALLLDSERILRSTSYIADADVFAVRQPDGTMHVVVETRDEWSTRLEPQMESGGEVGVRGLELREDNLLGRGQRVSAFIKERQGERVFGASFATRHVLGTHTDAEISLARTPVGYAVQQRLAWPFRGEGGRFALREQFEHEENNFEFWVPDAEAGRPRRFLFPEERRTFDVGTVFRLGQRGNLTLFGVALAGDWTVYPRDSLRTSGGGEVTIPLPGGGKVIGLDSVSSLRFVFLAGQRNVWFERRRALDAVRGSEDVRLGVEAEVGIGRSLSALSTDDDLAVDLGFFAAGQLPGGVLAGVRLVGEGRRDYAAPVGSFEWRNIFGQADGWAYWRPSPESRTTWVAAAALDGGWRTTVPFQLTLGSRAGLRGYRPHVFMGERRAVATLEHRAYLGWPYPRLFDVGSAAFVDVGKIWQGGDLYGRESPVQASAGVGLRVAFPPGSRRTYRLDFAAPVAPRFEPGGIQVSLGIGQAVGRSAADDHPQIRRSSRRALSASLFSFPN
- a CDS encoding tetratricopeptide repeat protein, yielding MSRSEATVEELLGILPALDELEVLRLRLIGLAVPDPKRAWDSSSAYATVDKRILTPAEVERSVEQAEAALRDYVTSLHNGLRPLFRSFFSGDANEASRHLVALGEHHEDAGRARSARECYRAALRLSLPLPDKGAQVLALRRIGRVSLAVGEFRDAAAHYERSAELARHSGDLHGEVVARIGSGNVSNWQDRWPEAERYYLEALRIAESAGGLELEKGQIFTNLGSVATRLQRWNEAEEWFERALATWQKVQSPNDYSVCLHNQGHLRAYQGRRAEAREAYEQALALPVSSTMRAVIASDVAELLGEDGHLMLAEDWAREAEEHAIAAGSPYALGRMYYARGNLARVRGDLDGFTFFEKALEIARDKGYPYLEAETLAQYADLRLKTGGVEEAQAYLESARDIFSDLGAVHDHARALEALARLAAPDTSLATARD